The Mauremys mutica isolate MM-2020 ecotype Southern chromosome 20, ASM2049712v1, whole genome shotgun sequence genome contains the following window.
TGACCACCCATCGACGCAGGGCtggctcccccatcccacccacccccaacctgTCCCCCACATGCCATcgtcaccctccaccccaatcATCCACCCCCCGGCAATCACACTGCCCAGTGCTTCACCCGTCTCCCCCGTCCCCCCGGGCTCTGCGAGCGCACCCCCACGCGGGAAGGGAACTGAAGGCGTGTTTGCTGCAGGGGCTGAGAAATGTCCCAGGCTTTTACAAAGGGAAAGTCACCATGAGGTTGATGACCCGGAAGTCCTTCTGCAGCCCGTGGCCCACGAATTTCACCCCGACATCGATGAGGAAGCGCAGCTTCAGGTAGGTGGACTTGAGTGTGGTGAGGTGCTTGGAGGAGATCTTGGCATCCAGGTCGCCCGGCTTGATTCCCGAGTACTGGGTCAGGTAATCCACCACCTGCAAGGGGAGGGGCCGGTGATCACAGGCATGTGGGGAGAGGGCCGGTgactgcaggggggtgggggcagtgtcgGGGAGCCCCCCCTCAGCCAGGACGCCCGTGGCGGGTACCTGCTCCTGGGTGGAGATGTAGTCGTCGATGAAGGGAATCCCCTCATTGGGGCCCTGGCCTCGCACACACGTGATCCTGGCCACGGACATCTGGCTGGGCTTGATGGTGGATTTGGTGCCGTCGCTGCGCAGCTCGGCCTCTTCCTGCACAGGGTCACAGGAGCCGTTGGCAGGGGAAGCCCCCCCAGCcctcgctgccccctccccaggagcCGGGCCTCAGCCATCGGGACTTCCCGTGGTTCTGGCCATTGCTAGACCCCAGCAGGACGGCTCCGGACCCCACGGCTCCGTCTCTCGCCCGACCCACCCCGGCCAAACACCAACGTCCGTCCCAGCTGCGGCCTCTACCTCGTTAAGCGTGACGAACTCGGCGTCCAGCCCCACCAGGTCGCCCGCCTGGGGCATCTCGTTCAGCATGAGCGGGATGAAGGTGGCGTGGCACTTGCGCTGCTTGCGAGCCAGGGAGGCCTCGGCCAGCAGCACGCTGGCCTCGATCGGGTTCTTGACTTCGAGGCAGtagggggaagggtggggaagagagaacgCGACGTCAGACGGGCGCTTGGCTGCTGGATTCGCAGCAGAagaggccaggccaggctgggctcCCACGGGCTGCCTGGCATTCAGGGCAGCTGGAGCACGTGAAGGAGACAATGCCCTCCAGAGGGAAAAGGCCAGGGACCATTGTCCTCCATCCAAACATCAGCCCCCGTTTCTATGGGGTCACACAAGCTTCTGCGGGTGCCGAGGATACAGCCCTGCCAGAGCAGGTGTGGAGCTGGGGCCTTGATGGACAGAGAAATTCCAGCTGCCTTGCCCGGCCGGGTCCCCTGCCCTCGACCCACCACGCACCGGGCGGCACAGATGGAAAAGGCGTCGGCGAACCCAGCACGCAGGGCTCCATGCCCaagagaggggcccagcccaCGTGGACAGGACAAGCGAGGCTCTCGGTGGGAcggctccccctgcagcccagccccgctCCGGGGGCCGTTGGGGACCATTCTGTGTCCCTTGGCAGAAGCCGTTCTAGGGGATCGTTGAGCACCCGAGAGAATGTGGAAATGACCGGGCTCCCCTGCAGCCAAcgatgctgatttgcaccagcggAGGGTCTGGCCCCCTTCCCACCATTCTGCTGCTTCGTTTGCTTCCTGTGCCGCAGCTCGCTGGGATGGTGGAGCTggactggtcagtttcacttcctggttctgGGCTCGGGGCATGACCCGGGGGTTGCCCCTAACCCAACTCCCCTCCGCGCCCCAATCTCTAGCTGGAGGGAAGTGCTGCTTTACGCTGGATCTAGCTGGCcggccaggcagggcagagccagTACACAGCAGGGACACGCTTCCCGACTGTCCCCTTAACACAACCTCTCAGCTGGGCTGGCTCCGGCGGGGTAACCCGAGCTGAAGACAGGCCCAGGGCTCCACACACGCGGCCCTGACGCGGAAcacgccccccagccctgcgcgCAGACACTCACTGGTCAGGTTGTACTCGGCGTGGAGGTTCCTTCGGGCGTAGTACAGGATGGCAGGCACCTTCCAGCTCATGTCAAACTGCACCGCCTCGCACTGCGACAGAGGGAGGGACGTGTGTACGGACAACTCGGGGgccggggctggcaggggctgagctCCGAGAAGGgcttcctcccccacaccccacagaGCAGGACAGAGCAGAACTTAACGAGCTTTACGCACCTGCACACTACAGAGGATTCTATGAATGGGGGCGTGGGGTTAAATCCAGCCCTCCTGCCAGCAGAATCCCAACAGGGGGCGCTCTCTGTCCCTGTCCCCGccacatctcccccaccccaaattcaGACCCCCAACCCTCCGCCACACAGAAACACACGGTCCCATCACAGGTGACAcgcactgcccccaccacccatgCGGGCGACAcaggggttagggttcctttcgGCTCCCTCTCCCCGGTACCCTCCACTGTGGAGTGTGGGGACAATCGGGgccagctgggaatgggcagaTCTCACACTGGGCAGCTGGAGACACGACAACTTACAGCCCCGGGGGCTGATGGCTGGTGGAAGCCCAAGTCTCTGCCGTTCCCCTGCTGCtgccgcagccccccacccccttcacagcccagcagcagcattcGGTAAAACACACAACCAGCTgcgctgagcagcagcagcctctccccGGCCGCTGTGGGCTGATCACGCTCTTCTCCTCAGCAGATCTGGAAGTGGAGGTCAGGAGCGTTATTCCtgcttcacagatggggaaactgaggcatggagcagggacgtgacttgcccaaggtcacccagcaggttagtggcagagctgggaagagaagccAGGTAccctgagccccagtccagtgctctgcccgctaggccatgctgcctccctggccaggccGTTCGCACGGTGCCACGAGAAGTGGGGCATCCTGAGGGTTGATTCTGATACTCGGGCTGCCCGTGGAATGAGGCTCCTTACCTTGTCCACAGGCTCGATGAGGAAGTCATTGAAGAGATACCACTGCTGGTGCGTGACCCCCTGGGGGCGAGAGAGAGGCCGGGTTGGTCTGCAACCTTGGGTCATGCGCTGTATTTATTAGGCAAACACAGCAGCCACCCAGGGGCCCAGGCACCATCCCCTCTGGAACATGGCCCCCTTCCTGAGACACCCAGCCAAGAGGGGGTtccccggggggggctggggttcCAGTGGGCGGCAGCCTGGGCATGGCGGCTGGGAGAGAGGTGGGCTCGGTCcgctccccagctcacctctttCCTTTGGTGATAGGTCTCCCCGACTTTGATGTGCCCCACCAGGCTGCCCCCGGTGCGGGGGTCCAGAATGTGGACAACGGTGGCCATCAGGTCGTACATGTACGTCGAGTCCTGGTCATCGGACGAGCTCAGCTGCAAGGAAGAACCCACCCCCGGCGGTTACACGAATCTGCTGGGAACTGGCTGACCAGGACACGGATGGACGCAGCTCATGACACGGGAAGCCCGTGCGATGGGTCAAGGGAAATCACCTTGGCAGAGGCAGCTCCCGCGGCCGCGACACAAACCCGCAGAGCCTGGCAAAGCCAGAGCCGCTCCCGACCGTGCCCAAGTTCTGCCATCGGGCCAgtgggggcacagcagtccccTGGCACCAGCGAAAGGTGACACAGGCCTCCCCAGCACGCAGACCCCCGGCTAAGGGGGACCCGCTTCGGTGAGCGAGTTCCATCTCGACTCCAGCCTCAACATTCCAGGCGCTGCAAGCCCCTCGTGCCGGGGGGAGCCCGCTGGCGCCCCTACAAGCGCGGCCACGGTCAGCagttccctctctctgccctcgaCCTTGCTGGACGGACTTTCGACCCCGGCGGAGCCAGGGAACCCACTACCTCATCGCTTTCGTTCCAGTTGCAGACATCCAGCTCCTTGTTCTTGGTCAGTTTCATCCGGATGGAATGGGGAATCCAGATGTTCTTCAGCTCTTCGAGGGAGGTGTACGAGTGCCCCGCCTCGGCGTTCCCCAGGTCCTTCCTGCCAGGAAAGGACACAGGGAATTCCAGACCTTGaacccaggagggaggggagaggctctGGGACTTTCAGACACGGAGGGCCGGATCCCCAGCGGGGGTAAATTGGGGTGGCGCCAGTGAAGTCCACAGAGCtgcgctgatttacaccagctgaggatccggtcCTGACCTCTTGGGAGAGAGGCTAGAAGGTGCCAATCGAAGATGGTCAAAGCAACGGAGGAGGGTGATCCCTGGAAGCCTAGTCTGCAAGAGACCGAGGGCGTGGAACAGGCAGCAGGAGCGCTGCCTCGGGGCCAGATGcgcccctggtgtaactccactgatgccaGAGGGTGACTTCAGGCTGCTGAAGGTTATGGGGAGATGTAAAGCCAAGGTCCCGATGCTAACGGTCAGAAAGGATCGCGTCTGGCCAAAGTCCAGTGGAGGTGAATGTTCACAACACAGCGTTACACAGGGCTTAAGCCTGCAAACATGAATTACATTCTGCTCCCACAATTTCCCTGGGCAGATTCCTCACTTCGTGTGTTTCCTATACTGTTGGGTGGTGCTGCTCAGTGCCGTTAAGCAGCTgctgcatcccaccccagaggtggctgcatgtcagtgtgCACCGTTCGTGCTTcagtttataaagcactttgggatgttAGGTGCTGTAGACAGGCAATATGAAATCACTGGCAAATGGGAAAACAGCACCAAGTTCTCTGAGGCCACGGGAAGGATTCAGATGGCAAAACTTCTAAGATGGACAAAAGCCAATTTGTGCTCCACCAGCAAGTACCTACCATTCTCCAAGCGAGATCTCTTTGCTCTTGGGGATTTCAAGGCCTCCTTTCTTCATCACTGTTTTTTTAAAGGCGTACTGGCAACAAAATACAGAGCAAAAGCATCAGCGCAGGAGCGGGGAGAGACGCTTGTGACACGAACGTGTAGCTGGAGACAGCTGACTTTGGGAAAAGGACAGAGCCCGCGACATGAGTGGCACAGAGAAACAAAGCATGGGAAATCATTTCAGTGGACAAAATGCCAGACAGCCTCAGGGCAGAGTAACAAAGTGGTTAGAAGGCGTGGGAACCAGTTTTGTAATTTGAATCAAACTGAGACACAGACAATGCTCAGAGGTTGATCGCCCACAAGCGCATCTTTCAAAGGTAACGAGGACAGGTTAGGAATAAGATTTATCGATCCTCGGAAAGTTCATGTTGCTGAATAACGATCAAAGAAAATCCCTCTAGGGGTATGTCTGTCCTACAGCCATGGGAAGCGACGGCAGCTCGTCTCCACGGAGCCGCACTAGCAGGGACGGCACTGCAGGGGATGCTACGGCTCAGGCTGTACAAGTTCGCCCGGGACCCTGGGCGATTACTCAGGCAACTAGTCTGCGGTGCTACTTTGCTACTCCAGCCCCTGAGCTAGCGAGATGCAGTCACACCCAGTGAccgcacttagggtgaccagatgagagggagacaCAGGGGTTGGGAGGAGGGGGTCCGCCGGcggagcgaaatatcgggacaaacacctaaatatcgggacgtctggtcaccctaaccgcACTGTGGTCAAACTGCCAGCAGATCCTGCACAGAGTGACCCGAGGCTGCCAAGAGAACAGACCGGCCTGCACTCAACCAAACACTTCCCCTACCTCTGCCTGCGTCTTCCAGAAATCTGCCTCCTTGGAGCTGTTCACTTCGCAGTTAATGACCAAGACATCGGGCAAGCAGCGGATGTTCCGGGTTTGGACCTGCGTGAGGACAGACAGAAAGAGGGCGGGTGGGAAGGGGCATTGCCAGTGGCCCTGAAGGGAAGATGGACACCAGGCTAGTACTGCGCTTCCCCTGCCCTCTAAGCTTCCTGCTCCCCTCGCAGGCGGGTCAGTGCTAGCCGTGTTCTCAGAGATGGAAACAGGCACGGAGCAGGGACGTGACTTGCCTGAGGCTGCAGTGCCAGCGTTGGGCTTGGTGCTAGGCTCAGAACCCAGCTCCCGTCTAGCCCCTCCGGCCTGCTCCCATCGAGTTCTCTGCACTGTCCGGTCAGAGACTGGGCTTCCCTGGGGAGACCATCGCCCAGGCGAATGGAGCAGGGACCTTTCGCCAGCTGCaccgctccacccctgccccgctgaCGCCCGCAATGAAGGGGATAAGCAGGCAGCGAGCGGCCACCTCCCAGACTCACCGTGGGCTGGTACTTCTCACAGTTCTCACACCAGGCCTGGGTGTTCTGCTCCAGACAGATGCTCCTCTTTAAGATCTGGGCAAACTCATAATCTCTGGTTTTATCTGAGGGCAgatgtgaggggaggggggaacagttTCATTTAATCAAAACAGGAATCCCCAGAGATTGAGTCCGGATGTAAATCTGACCCGCCAGACTCCGGACAGGGCTCTGACTCACTCCTCAGGGGCAGCACCTGCTAAAGGTGGGGCCCACCACGGGGTTAAAAGTCCCCCTCGGTCTCCTGAACCCAAGGAAGATTGAGCCAGCGTCAGCTGCGCCCTGGTTTACAAGGCACAGGGTAGCCACCATCCCCCctcgccccgctccccccagccctctccacgCTCCCCGCGCTTACCGTTGCTCTCGGGGTAGGAGAGGGTGAAGAGCAGCGTGGAGGAGACTCGCACCGTCTCCTTGCCGCAGCGGCACATGCTGCAGTTCTCCACCTCGCAGCTGAAGAGCTGCCCGATGACCGAGTCCCCTGAAGACCCAAAGCTGCTGGAGCAAAGGAAGCACGCCCGGGTCAGCGGGGGTGGGGCTGATAACGCCGGAGCCTTTCAAGGCCTGGCAGGGCGAGAGCGTGGCACTAGGCCCCCACACGCCCTTCCCAGCCTGGGCACTTGAAGGTGGTAGCTGCCAACAGGATCCTGGGAACCCCAAAGGAGTGGGCGTGGGTACGGAGCTGACTCAGTGGGGACACTGCCCGTCACCCCTCTGGGCAGCCACGGAGGGGTGACAAAGAGGCCAGGGCTCAGAGCCCTGGTGGCTCTGTGCCCGGGATCAGACCAGCGTGGGCTGTGGGAGAGCCAGCACCGTGCCCAGCTCCCGCAGCTGGTCCACAGCAAAGCCCCCCGCAGACAGCCTCTAAGCCCAGCCCCGGGCGGGGTGCTCCCCCTCCTAGCccagcagcgggggcggggggaaggggttaCCTGCTGCCAACACCCCGATAGGCCTGCGGTCCCTCCTGCTCCTGGGTCTCCTGGTGAAGCTGAGTCAGGATGAAGCGGTTCCAGCTCTGGATCAACCGGCCCAGGTTCACTTTGCCCGTGGCCTCATCGGAGTCGGCCAGGATCAGCCCCAGGGCGGACGCCTCTGGGATGGTGCGGAAGGCACGCAGGAAGTTgcttccctgggggaggggaaggattgGAGCATCGGGGCGGGGGAGAACCGGAGAGATGGCATTACCCAAAGTCCTTAACGTGGCCCCTTCCGGATGGTGCCAAGtgccccccctctcctccccaaacTCCTGGGGATCTCATCTGCCAGCAAGTGAGACGCTGCCGGCTGCTTCGCCCGAGTCCCTGCAGTGCAGCCCCGAGTCAGACTTCCAGAACCCTGTTCAAGAAGCACCCCCCCACCGCCCCTCCCCAACAGCCCTGGTGCTTGGCATCTGCTCCCCACGTACCTGGCACGGGTCCCCCCGGGACAAGTCCAGCATGTGGAAGAGAAAGCCCAGTTCACAGCCCAGACAGAACTCCTTCTGGCACAGGTGGTTCTGGACCAGGCAGCGGACGGGCTCCAGGAAATACAGCACCTGGGGAGGCGGCGGCAGGGCAAGTGAGCGGGGTGCGCTGGAAGGCCGCAGCAAGCCctggcggggaggggctgggcgcCAGGCTCACCTGGATCATGCAGTTGCAGTAGGCGTTGGGAATGTGGGGCTCCAGGCCAGCAAACAGGGTCTTGTTGTAATGTTTGAAGTCAAAGTCCTCCAGGCCCAGCTTGGAGTATTTGATCGTGACCTGGACAGAGGAGGAAATCCTCAGAAACGAGGGAAACCCTTGGCCCTGAGCTGGTCGATTGCACCAACACACAATCGCCTGCACAAGCacttgtgtgtgggagagcaCTCAGCGAACACACAAGCGTTGACACGAGCACACCCCAATACACAATCAGAAGCGATGCTAACACATCACGAGTCAGACCCGCGGGGTTGTCAGGGCGAACCTCCCCCGGGGCACTCAGCACCACTCAGGATCAAACCACGAGTGAGAAGTGCTGGCTCCAGCCCACTCTTTTACCCTCCCGCCTGGAGGGGGACCCGCTTTCTGTACAGGCACCTGGGACAGgaagggctctggggggggggcggagaactGGGCCTCCCCACTGGGTCGCATGGGCTGGAGGCTGCCTTTCCGGGCTGGTCACGCATGACCCTTGGGGCACACCTGGCTGATCCGTCCTGTGACACCTCATTACAGCTTCACCTGGCCCCTCCACTCCCCCGAAGCCCCAAGCCCCGCGGGCAGATCTTGAGAGTCAGACCTTCCTGTACTTCTTTGCCACCATGTAGAGGTGAGGCTCCTCTTCCCGGCCGATTGGGGATTCGGGGACCTGGCTGAAAGTGTCGAACTCGTTGTCCAGCTCTTTCAGCCGATACGGGATCTGAGGGAGGCAGGAAGGAAAAGGGACAGAGCAGCTTAGTGCCGAGGCCAAGTGTGTCCGGAGCAAGCAACCTCCAACACAAACAACGCacggcctggcccagcccagcccagccccccagctgggtctggggccCAGATCAACTAACGGGGCGAAGGAATAAAGCACCAAAGGGAAAGGACACGTCCCTTCACCTCTGCCAAAGCTCCTCCTCTTACTCGTTACAGCACTTGGTGCTCTTTTAAATGGTTGTGGAACTGCTGGTGCAAACACCACAAATCCGTGGTCTGCCAAGGGTTGGTTTAGGGCagtggtgcccgcgggtgccatggtgcccaccggggcatctatctgcgcccacgtcctggccggtggacaagcatccgccaaaatgccaccgaaaagcGACGTCACGAGGCGTCGCAGCCGAAACGCCGCTGAAAATCACCTCGTCAGAGCCCCTGGATAGCCCAGGATGCAGAACTTCCCCCGTTCACCCCAGCAACGAGACCAGTAACTTGTTTCGAATCCCATTCCACATTAACACCTCACCCGCCACCGAAAcgcagccccctctggggtgaaacacagcagctgttcAAACCACGCCCAGCAACACTACACGAATCCTGCTGCTGTCAGCTGTGCACATCCCCAGCTGGCAGAGAGAGGCTCAGGACTCGCATCCGCGCGTACGCACACCTGGTTCCGGAGCTTGGTCCTTGGGTTTGGTGCGTAGCCGATGAAACCCACTTTCTTCATGGTGCGCAGGATCTCGGGGTCTACAGGTGGGGCCCGCctacaaaacacacacaactcAACGACCAGCCAGAGGTGCTGACACGTCCTGGATTTGTTCACAGAACCGAGAGAGCAGCTGTACAACTTCCACCCCAGACACCGGCTCCCACCTTCCCAGCCAAAGTGATGACAGGACTGTTCCCTGGAATGCATTCGATCCTTGGCTTCTCTATGGCCAAGGCCAGCCCCGGGGCTAAAGGTGAGGGGTTCTGTGCCATGGCGAATCGCCACCAGACCACCAAGCGGAGCATGGCGTTTCACTtactgcagctgcctctggggtggaactcAGCAGCTGACTGCACAGCAATTTAGGACAGGGCCAAAGGAGAATACTAAAGCGGGTCAGCTGGGGAAGGGGATATTTAGATACACAGAATGTAATTACCTAAATTGGAATTTGACCAGGAAGCCAAGGGCAACACACAGATTCTTGAGGAAGTGCCGTGGGATTTCCCATGACCACAAGCAACCAGGACCTCAGAATTACAACTCATCAGGCCAGAAGGCTGGGGCACTGGTTCGGTACTGACTCCGGAGGGAATGTCTCCTGTTGGATCGTCAGTACCACTTCCTGAAGCACCCTGCTCTTTCCCCTTCAGTACCTGACCCGGCCCAATCCTGCCTGGCTCAGGAGAGCAAACGGGAACCAAGTCTgaggtgtagggtgaccagacagcaagtgtgaaaaatcgggacagaaggTGGCAGGTaatgggagcctatataagaaaaagccccaaatatcgggactgtccctgtaaaatcgggacatctggccgTCTGGGGGAGCTCACAGGCTACTTACATGCTCTTTGCGAGAGCCCTGATGAGTTACCTGGGCGCAGGGGCGGAGTTGGCAGCAGGCCAGTCTGACAGCAGCGTCTCGCTGGTCAGCGGCACGGGGATCAGAGAAAGGGGCATGAGGTCCTGGTTCCAGTCCAGGTGAGGCAGGGTGTCTACCATGCAGGGCAGGGCAAAGTCGGTCTCCCGGGAGTAGGCATTGAAGGTGACCTCGGGCGAGTCGGCCCAGAGGTGGACGCAGCCCTCCGAGTCGCCGAACACCATGGCCTGCTTGCTGGCCGACACGTCAAAGGTCATGATCAGCTGCCCCACCGTGTTGACGTGGAAGATGTCAGCGGGGTTGGCAAGGCCCGTGGGCTCGCAGAACTGGCACTGCCCTGATGGGAAGAGCAGAGAGGCTTcagggagggggtctggggcacaGCGCAGGACTCCCAGCAAACCTCACACCGATAAGGCCCCACACCGGCTTCCATCCGGAGATCCCACAGCACTTTACAGACCAGACACAAGGACCCCTTCCTGGAGCTCTGCAAGACACTCCGCTGAGCTGCCAGACAAGGGCCGAGTCAGACCTTGCTGGATTCGAACCTGCGGTTCCACAGGATCCGGACTAAACCCAAGGACTAGGGAGCCCAAGGCGAACCGCCTACCTGTCTGGGAGATGATGGCCAGCCGGGAGGTGTAGGTGGGGATGAACTTGAGGAAGAGAGGGTCCACGTGGACCTGCAGCGGGGTGATGGCCCGCATCATGCGCAGGTCATACACCTTCAGGAAGCGGTCGCAGGCCAAGCCGTTCATGCGGCTGGAGAAGCCGCACGTCACCAGCAGGTTGCCGTGGACGTCGAAATCCGACAGGCTGCCTGAGTAGGCGTCGAACTCGTGCTCCGCCGCGAAGGTGCGTAGATCCCGCAGGGACACCTGGGGGTGGCACAAAGGAAGCACCGGTAACAGGGACAGAGGCAGGGGGAGATCACAGGGGGACAaacaggagaggaaggaagggccagtggttagagcactagcacAGGACATGGGAGACTGGGGGTAGAGTTCCTTGATCCACCCCAGACTTCCTGGGCCTGTGACACCACGGCAagtccctcagcctctctgtgtCCGTCTGCACCACAGGGATCAGGGCCCTGTGAGGCCATGACAGCGATGGGGGCCGGTCGGTACCCAAGACAGACTGAATACATGGGAACTGCCATGATGGCCTGGCGCAGGAGCAGGGCGCGGACTCAGcctcccagccctctctccagcatcagctgctgccccccaccAGAGGTGGCTGGAAGGCCACTGTGTGAAGTGCTTTGGTGCCCTTCGGGGGGAGCGGTGCCAGAGAAACACACACTCCCCTCGAGCCGCCTGCCTAGGCAGGTGTACGGCCCCGAGCAGCTGAGAGGAGACAGAGCTTTGTTATGCCAGAGCTGGACACGCAGCCCTGGAAGGGAACTCCTGGGTCAGCGAGTCCGGTCCCTCCTATGGCAAGCAGCCCTGTTCTATCATCCCGACCACGGCCGGCTCGAGCTCCTACGTCAGAGTCCCTGGGAGAGGACTcgccaggcaggagcagggctgagggtACCTTCCCTGTCGTGTGTCCGCAGAAGAAGAAGCGGTTGGACTGCCTCAGGATGGTGACGCCGGGCACCTCCACGGTGTACTGGAAAGGAAAGGGTGAAGAGAGGAGACACTCACCCTCAGTGGAGATGGCAGCTAGCCTCCGGGGCAGTGAACTGGCAAACGTGTCTCTGGCAGCACAGAAACCAGAGCCTGGTCCCAGCCCGGGGGAAGGCAGCGTGAACTAGTGGTTAAAGCTGGGGTTCTAGTCCTCCCTCTGTCACAGacccctctctgtacctcagtttcccctgctgttTAGTGGGGCCTTATTCATTAACCAGCCTGCACACAGGGGCCAGGGATCTGCAGACAAAGGGTCGTTGAGGGGTTCTTCCCCAGCAGCAGCCTCTGCATTAGCAGGAGGCATGTGgaacccctccccagcacccctctgggACAAGCTGAATACATCAGAATAGGGGGCAGAGAGACCTCTCCCTGCTGTACCCCTCCAAACCTAGTGGGGCCTGACCCCCAAGGGGCACCAGGCACCTGCCTCTGCCACCCAAGCCAACGAGAGGCCAAGGTGCTCAGTACCCCTCAGGATCAGGCCTGCGAACAGAGGCCGACCCAAGGCCATTGGTACCTTCTGGGTCTCCTGGACGGTGTTGAGGTCGATCTCGATGACGTGGTTCTGGAGCCCCCCGATCAGCAGGGTGCTCCTGTCTGTCAGCAGCAGGCTGTGCACGTCCTCGCTCTCGTCCATGCTGACGCAAAGGGAGAGGCAGCAAACACTCATTCTCCTGCTCGGCTcgggcctccctcctcccccagacacACTCTGCTTCGCGCACCTTCCCCCAGCAGGGCCATGTGCAAAGGGGGGGCaggccccccacagcacagactCGATCGGATCGGGTCAGTGTTGATATGGGagcttttccccttcccctgtgCGAAGGGAGCTGCAGGAGTTCCTAGGTGCCCATGTCACATCACCGTTAGCAGCCGCCTTGTGTAGGCCAAGGACTGAACGGGGCTCCCTCCTCGGCCTAGAGAGGATCCCTACAGGGCCAGCGTGAGGCTTTCCTTCTGTCAGCACAGCCAGGCGCCGCCCTGCGGAGGAAACTCACAGGTAGTCGAAGATGATCAGGCCCCCCCGGGACATGTACTTGAGGTTCGTCTTGGTCAGGAAGAGGACGCCGTTCTCCAGGCTCTGGATCTGACGGACGTCGTCGCTGGTGCTCACCTGGAAGGAGGAATAGCGCTCCAGGGCCGGGCCGAAGAACGAGGTGGCGTGACCCTGAAAGGAAGCGGAGAGGAAAGGCCGGCCTGGGGTGGACTCTTCAACCCACTCCAACACCTCATCATCCTCACGCTAACAATGCAGTTTGATGCCACTGAGTCAGAGTCCAAAGCCAGACAGGCCCACTGTGACCATCGAGTCTGACATCCCGGCtagcacaggccacaggactGCCCTGAACTAACTCCTCTCTGAACCAGAGCGCGTGTTTTAGAACAACATCCAACCTGGATTTCAAAACTACCAGGGATGGAGACTCCATCGCAATCCCTGGTGAACTGGTCCAGTGGATAACTACCCTCCCTGTTCAGAGCGTGTGCATTCCTGTCTAGCTGCAGCTGCCAGACGCTGGCTTGCCTTGGACCGCGGTCTGCCCGCCTGAAGAGCCCGGCatcaaatattttttccccacctaggtacttacagactatgatcaagtcacccctttacACAACGCACCCGACCCTCAGCTGCTGCCGCAGCAGGGACGTTACAACGACAAAGTGGGCAGAGGAAGTGTGAACTGTGGGTACCGGAGGGGTGCCAGGGAAAGGGAAAAGCAGTGGGACTCTCTGGTAGAAGGGCACATACAAGGATGGGCACTCAGCCCCATT
Protein-coding sequences here:
- the PAN2 gene encoding PAN2-PAN3 deadenylation complex catalytic subunit PAN2 isoform X3, with the protein product MQVILDCAKGLTAYPPSQRRAEYTFPRALWGLTDRRAKNPSLGDLSSFVAHRFHIREYAPALHPALDPVLDPHLNPALLQNVELDAEGVPLEGIPVPESVHIMEGMYSELHTVVSEVGVPVSVSHFDLHEEMLWVGNHGGHATSFFGPALERYSSFQVSTSDDVRQIQSLENGVLFLTKTNLKYMSRGGLIIFDYLMDESEDVHSLLLTDRSTLLIGGLQNHVIEIDLNTVQETQKYTVEVPGVTILRQSNRFFFCGHTTGKVSLRDLRTFAAEHEFDAYSGSLSDFDVHGNLLVTCGFSSRMNGLACDRFLKVYDLRMMRAITPLQVHVDPLFLKFIPTYTSRLAIISQTGQCQFCEPTGLANPADIFHVNTVGQLIMTFDVSASKQAMVFGDSEGCVHLWADSPEVTFNAYSRETDFALPCMVDTLPHLDWNQDLMPLSLIPVPLTSETLLSDWPAANSAPAPRRAPPVDPEILRTMKKVGFIGYAPNPRTKLRNQIPYRLKELDNEFDTFSQVPESPIGREEEPHLYMVAKKYRKVTIKYSKLGLEDFDFKHYNKTLFAGLEPHIPNAYCNCMIQVLYFLEPVRCLVQNHLCQKEFCLGCELGFLFHMLDLSRGDPCQGSNFLRAFRTIPEASALGLILADSDEATGKVNLGRLIQSWNRFILTQLHQETQEQEGPQAYRGVGSSSFGSSGDSVIGQLFSCEVENCSMCRCGKETVRVSSTLLFTLSYPESNDKTRDYEFAQILKRSICLEQNTQAWCENCEKYQPTVQTRNIRCLPDVLVINCEVNSSKEADFWKTQAEYAFKKTVMKKGGLEIPKSKEISLGEWKDLGNAEAGHSYTSLEELKNIWIPHSIRMKLTKNKELDVCNWNESDELSSSDDQDSTYMYDLMATVVHILDPRTGGSLVGHIKVGETYHQRKEGVTHQQWYLFNDFLIEPVDKCEAVQFDMSWKVPAILYYARRNLHAEYNLTIKNPIEASVLLAEASLARKQRKCHATFIPLMLNEMPQAGDLVGLDAEFVTLNEEEAELRSDGTKSTIKPSQMSVARITCVRGQGPNEGIPFIDDYISTQEQVVDYLTQYSGIKPGDLDAKISSKHLTTLKSTYLKLRFLIDVGVKFVGHGLQKDFRVINLMVPKDQVIDTVYLFHMPRKRMISLRFLAWYFLDLKIQGETHDSIEDARTALQLYRKYLELSKNATEPDDFRKVLKGLYEKGRKMDWKVPEPDSQSSPKNAAVFPAVLGL